TGTGGTTTCGATGGACCTTCCCGCGTTTACGCGTTGATCAGCTGATGTATGTGAGCTGGAAAGTTATCTTACCCATATCCATCGTAAATCTGATGGGTGTTGCTGTATGGATGTGGTTAACTGGTGAAATCCAATTTTAGGATAAATAGATGAGTTATTTTAGTAATATTACCAATGCAGTAGGAACCCTCATAGAAGGGATGAAGGTGACCATGGGATATTTTGTACGACCCCGTGAACACGTTACTCTACAATACCCGGATGAGGTCTGGCCCATTCCCACGCGCAATATTGGTGTAGGTGAACTGGATACTTACAATACCATCCGCTCCAAGTTGACTGTGGATATTGATGATTGTATTGGATGTAAAGCTTGTGAGCGAGCTTGTCCGGTTAATTGTATTCATATTGACACTTATAAAGGTGGTCCCGATGATGATCTCGGCATCACCAGCAATGGCACCAAGAAAAAATTATTAACTGCCAGCTTCATTATTGATATGAGTGAGTGCATGTTCTGTGATCTGTGTACCCATCCTTGTCCTGAGGATTGTATCACCATGACTCCGGATTATCAGTTTATCAGCAATGATAATTTGAAAACAGATGTTACACCGGAACAACGCTGGCGGGACAAGAATTTATTGATCTATCAATTCTCAAAAGTATCTGAGGCTGAGCGACAAAGACTCAAAGCAGAAGCGGATGCCGCAGCCAAAGCTAAAGCAGAGATCATGGCCGCCAAAAAGGCTGCCGCTGCCAAAGCTGCTGAGGAAAAGGCTGAAAAAGAAGCCCGGGATATAGCTGCTTCCACTGAAAGCACTCTGGAACCTGATAGAAATGTGACAGCCGAAGCTTTGGCTGATCCCGTACCGAAAGTGATCCCAACTGCTGAAGATCCAGCACCTGTTGAAACATCCATGCCGGAAGCGTCCCCTGTGGCTGGGAGTTCTGCACCTGCTGAAACAGCTATTCCGAAAACGGATACGGAAGTGGATATCCCGCTTGAATCTGTTACCAGGGAAGCGAGTCATGAGGCGCCTGAAAAGCCTGGTATCGATCCAACAGTAATTGAAACACCGGTAGATCCTGAAGTATCTGCCACAAAGGAGAGTGAAAATGGCTGATCTTCTTTTCTGGATGATCTGGGTACTGGTCGTTGCATCAGCCGCTCTGGTTGCATTCGGGAATAACCTGATCCATTCGGTGTTTGCCCTCATGGGAACTTTTCTGGGAGTCGCCGGAATCTATATTTTTCTTAACGCAGACTTTTTGGCTGTGACTCAGATCGTTGTTTATGTGGGCGGTATTCTGGTTCTGCTTGTTTTCGGGATCATGCTTACCAACAAGATCAGTTCAGCCCGGATATCTCAAAGTTCAGTTCAAAAATGGTTGGGTCTGGTAGTTGTATTGAGTGTTTTGACTATCATTCTAACGGCAGTATTACCCCATGACTGGACCGGGTCGATCATGCCCCTGGCTTTTGAAGAGACTGTCAGCGGAATTGGTAGATTGTTGTTTACTGACTACCTGATCCTGTTTGAGATCGCTTCTGTGCTCCTGCTGGGAGCATTGATTGGTGCAGCAACCCTGGCCAGAAAGGAGCTGTAAATGGATCATCTGAATTCGTATCTCATTTTAAGTGCTATCCTGTTCAGCCTTGGTTTGTACACCGTTGTTACCCGTCGGAATGCAGTAGCCATTCTCATGGGAGTTGAGCTGATCCTGAATGCCGCCAATATCAATTTTGTGGCTTTCTCAAAGTTTGTGACTCATAATCTTGATGGACATCTGATCTCGGTATTTATCATTATGCTGGCTGCAGCAGAAGCTGCTGTTGCCCTGGCTATTATCTTGAACCTTTACAACGATCGCGGGCACATCAATGTTGATGAAGCCAACGCCCTGAAACAGTAGGTGCAGCTGATATGATTAAATTAGCACTATTTATCCTGTTCCTCCCCCTGCTCTCATTCGTGCTGCAGATATTTTTTGGTAGACGCTTTGAAGACCGGAAAGGGGAGTGGGTTTCAGTTGGAATTCAATTCAGTACTTTGATCATGTCTCTGGCGATGCTGGTCATGATGCTATCCAGGGGTGATCCAAACTTTAGTCTCGAGCTGCATCAAAGCTGGCTGGATCTGGGCTTATTCAAGATTGACCTGGGAATTTACATTGACAATATCACTGTGATCATGCTCAATGTGGTAGCCATAATTTCAGCTTTGGTTCACCTCTATTCAACCGCTTACATGGCTGGCGATGTGCGTTACTCAAGATATTTTGGCTTTCTGGGGCTTTTCACTTTCTCAATGAATGGTATCGTGTTGGCCAATAGCTTGTTCATGATTTACATCTTCTGGGAATTGGTGGGACTATCATCCTATCTGCTCATTGGGCACTGGTGGGAGAAGGATTCCGCTGCCGATGCCGGCAAAAAAGCCTTTATCACCAATCGTATCGGTGATATCGGAATGTTCACGGGCATGTTGATTATTGCTACCGTTTTGGGAACCTTTAATTTTCAATTGATCGCTGAACGGATCCATGATGGAATGTGGGCTGCCAACGCTGGGATGCTTTTTGGCGGGATTGAACCTCACAAATTGTTGACCATCGCCGGTATTCTGGTGTTTTTGGGAGCTGTGGGAAAATCGGCTCAATTTCCCCTACACGTCTGGTTACCCGATGCCATGGAAGGTCCTACACCTGTTTCTGCATTGATTCATGCTGCAACCATGGTTGCAGCCGGTGTATATCTCACTGTTCGAATCTTTCCCTTTCTTACTGCTGATGCCATGGCCACCATTGCCTTTGTAGGTGGTTTTACAGCCATTTATGCTGCTACTATCGCCATCACTCAGAACGATATAAAAAAAGTATTGGCTTACTCAACAGTCAGTCAATTGGGCTATATGATCATGGCCCTGGGCACAGGTGCCTATGTGGCTGGATTTTTTCATCTGGTAACTCATGCCATGTTCAAGGGTGCCCTGTTTTTGGCTTCCGGTTCTGTGATCCATGCCATGCATCATAGTCTGCATAAACTTAAAGATCATGAAACAGATCCTCAGGATATGCGCAATATGGGTGGTTTACGAACCAAGATGCCCATTACCTTTGGTGTGTTCATGGTAACCACTGCAGCAATTTCCGGTATCCCCCTATTCTCCGGTTTTCTCAGTAAAGATGCCATTCTTGCCGGGACCTGGACCTATGCCGCAAACGTGCATGATGGCTGGCTGGCTCATCTGCATCTGGCCTGGCTGTTACCTGTCTTCGGATTTGGCGCTGCTGCCATTACTGCTTTTTACATGTTTCGACTGATCTTTATGACTTTCTACGGTGAAGCCAAACAGCCCAGGATATTTAAGTATATTAAAGAATCTCCCAAAGCTATGACCATTCCACTGGTGGTGTTGGCTGTAATGTCTTTATTCATAATCTTCACCTTGCCTTCCGTGAATCCGATCTCGGATCATGGTTGGTTCACTTCAGTTGTTCAATCACCAGAAAGTGCGGTTACAACAGGACCTGCTTTCGATCTGGAACATTTTGAACATGGTTTACATGAAGCTCATGTTCCTGCCATGATAACTTCAATTGTGGTGGCTGGTTTAGGTATTTTACTGGCTGTTCTGGTGTACCTGCTGGGTAAAATATCAGCCGAAAAACTGGCTATTAAACTGGGAGCCCTCTACCGCGGCTCATTTAACAAATGGTACATGGATGAATTTTACATCAACGGCATCATCCGACCCTTTTTAAAGGGGTGCGACGCAGTTGGTCGTTTTGATATGGACTTTTATGATCACTACCTGATCAATGGCTGGGGTCGAAATACTAAACGAGCTTCCAAAGGGGTTGGCCTGGCTGATGATCTCATCGTTGATGGTGCCGTAAACTTTTCCGGTGTCATCTTTCAATGGTTGGGCTGGACGCTGAAGTTCATCCAAACTGGTAAAATTCAAAATTATCTTATTTTTGTACTGATCGGCGCAGCGCTGTTGTTTGCCGTCAATGTATTCTAGGACTGAAGGAGTCGAGTAACGCTATGGAAAATCATCTACTAAGCATTGTAACCTTTCTGCCCATTTTTGGTGCAGTGGTCATTGCATTGGTCCCCAAAGAAAAGTTGAATTGGATTCGCTGGGGTGCTGCTGCCATAACCGGTCTTCAGCTGATCCTGGCTATCTGGATCTTAAAGGTCTTTGATTTCTCAACTGCCGATGTACAGCTGGTTGAACATTATGCCTGGATCCCTGATTTCAATATCGAATATTTCATGGGAATTGACGGACTCAGTGCTCCCATGGTGCTTTTAACAGCTCTGCTAAGTTTTCTGGCTGTATTCACCTCATGGAACATCGATAAGGCTCAGAAAGGCTATTTCGCTCTATTTTTGCTGCTTGACGCAGGCATGATGGGTGTTTTCGTTTCACTGGATTTCTTTTTGTTCTACATTTTTTGGGAGGTTATGCTCCTACCCATGTATTTCCTGATTGGGATCTGGGGTGGACCGCAACGCGAATATGCTGCTATTAAATTCTTCCTGTACACTCTTTTTGGCTCAGTGCTCCTGTTGTTGGGAATGCTGGCACTCTACTTTATTTCAGAACCCCATACCTTTAACATGTTGATCCTGGCGGAGCAATCTGCTGAATTTGGGAAAGCCGTTTTGCTGGGGATGAATGCGGGGAAGGTGATCTTTATCCTGCTCTTCATCGGTTTTGCCATTAAAGTACCCATCTTTCCTTTTCACACCTGGTTACCACTGGCTCACGTTGAAGCACCCACAGCAATCTCCGTGATCCTGGCCGGTGTCCTGCTGAAAATGGGGACATACGGATTTTTACGTATCAGCTTTCCAATTCTTAAGGAAGCCGCCATCTGGTTTGCCCTGCCCCTGGCGATTCTGGGTTTGATCAATATTATCTATGGCGCCATGGCAGCTATGGCACAAAGGGATCTGAAGAAAATGGTAGCCTACTCATCGGTTTCCCACATGGGTTTTGTCCTATTGGGTATGGCTGCTCTTACACCTGCCGGGATGAATGGAGCTGTTTTTCAAATGTTTAATCACGGTACCATATCAGCGATGCTCTTTATGCTGGTTGGTGTCGTTTATGATAGAGCTCATCATCGGGATATTGAAGGTTTTGGTGGTATTGCCAAGGTGGTTCCCATCTATGCCGGGGTCACAGCCATGGCTTTCTTTGCTGGTCTGGGTTTACCTGGATTCTCCGGATTTATTTCAGAAGCACTTTGCTTTATTGGTGCATTCCCGGTTTTTACCTGGATCACTATCTTCGCCACAGTGGGTATCGTACTGAATGCCGGGTATTTTTTGTGGGCTTATCAGCGGATATTCATGGGTGAGCTTAACAGTAAATATGAGAAGCTGGAAGAGATCAATAATCGCGAACTGTTTGCCCTGATTCCCCTGGCCATTATCACTTTCTTCCTGGGCGTCTATCCCACCCCCATGTTGAATCTGATGAGCAGCTCGTTGAATCATTTGGTCGAGGTTGTTAAAGCCGCCGGAATGGTTGCTGGACTGTAGCTGAATAGGATATTCTTATGAATCTGAATCAAATCGTAACAGATCTATCCTATTTCATTCCTGAAATACTGCTCACCGGGATTTTGCTGCTGGTTATTATTTTTGACCTTTTCCAGAAAGCAGAAACCTCGATTCGTTCAGGCTATCTGGCGCTGGGGGGGCTGGCACTGGTTACGCTCGCCTTGTTCGGTCAGGATGTCTCAACTTCGACTGGTATCTTCAGCAATATGTTGGCTGTTGATGGCTTTTCCAGATTTCTTAAAATATTGATCAGTATTGGTGCAATGCTGGTGATGTGGATGTCCTTTAACTCGAATGAATTAAAGGATCGCCGAGTGGGGGAGTACTATGTGCTGATCCTGACCATGGTTCTGGGTATGTTCTTCCTGGTTTCAGCCACACACCTGCTTAGTATCTATATCGCACTTGAGATGGTCAGCATCATGAGTTATCTGCTCTCCGGTTACCTGAAGGAGCAGATACGCTCCAATGAAGCTTCCATCAAATATGTAGTGTTTGGTGCCTTTAGTTCGGGAATATTGCTGTATGGGTTCTCACTGCTTTATGGTCTTACCGGTAGTGCAGATATCTTTGAGATCCAGGCCGCCTTGTCTGCTGGGTCAACATCACCTGCTCTCCTGCTATTAATCCTCCTCATGGTGCTGGTTGGCTTTGGTTACAAGATCGCAGCAGTACCTTTTCACTTTTGGACACCTGATGTTTATGAAGGCGCCCCGGCCCCGATTACTGCCTTTTTATCAGTAGCCCCCAAAGCAGCGGGCTTTGCCATTATTATTCGCTTTTTCAACGTGGCATTTTCAAATGCCGGCAATCCGAACCTGGAGGCCTGGTCTGCGCTTGAAAATATGAATTGGCAGGCTGTGATCAGTATCTTATCCATATTGTCCATGACCGTGGGAAATGTGATCGCTCTGCAACAGACCAATATTAAACGGATGCTGGCTTATTCAAGTATTGCCCATGCTGGCTATATGCTGCTGGGTGTGGTTGTCGCTGATCAAACCGGAATTGCAGCAGTCCTGTATTATGCTGCTATTTATATGCTCATGAATCTGGGAGCATTTTTTGTAGCTATTCATGTTAAAAATGCTTTCAATACGGAAGATATTGAGGACTACAAGTCTCTGGGTTACAAGGCTCCAGTACTGGGGCTGATCATGGCTATTTTTATGTTCTCTCTGACGGGTTTACCTCCCACTGGTGGTTTTGTCGCGAAATTTTACCT
This portion of the Candidatus Neomarinimicrobiota bacterium genome encodes:
- a CDS encoding 4Fe-4S binding protein produces the protein MSYFSNITNAVGTLIEGMKVTMGYFVRPREHVTLQYPDEVWPIPTRNIGVGELDTYNTIRSKLTVDIDDCIGCKACERACPVNCIHIDTYKGGPDDDLGITSNGTKKKLLTASFIIDMSECMFCDLCTHPCPEDCITMTPDYQFISNDNLKTDVTPEQRWRDKNLLIYQFSKVSEAERQRLKAEADAAAKAKAEIMAAKKAAAAKAAEEKAEKEARDIAASTESTLEPDRNVTAEALADPVPKVIPTAEDPAPVETSMPEASPVAGSSAPAETAIPKTDTEVDIPLESVTREASHEAPEKPGIDPTVIETPVDPEVSATKESENG
- a CDS encoding NADH-quinone oxidoreductase subunit J, whose product is MADLLFWMIWVLVVASAALVAFGNNLIHSVFALMGTFLGVAGIYIFLNADFLAVTQIVVYVGGILVLLVFGIMLTNKISSARISQSSVQKWLGLVVVLSVLTIILTAVLPHDWTGSIMPLAFEETVSGIGRLLFTDYLILFEIASVLLLGALIGAATLARKEL
- the nuoK gene encoding NADH-quinone oxidoreductase subunit NuoK, which gives rise to MDHLNSYLILSAILFSLGLYTVVTRRNAVAILMGVELILNAANINFVAFSKFVTHNLDGHLISVFIIMLAAAEAAVALAIILNLYNDRGHINVDEANALKQ
- the nuoL gene encoding NADH-quinone oxidoreductase subunit L, with amino-acid sequence MIKLALFILFLPLLSFVLQIFFGRRFEDRKGEWVSVGIQFSTLIMSLAMLVMMLSRGDPNFSLELHQSWLDLGLFKIDLGIYIDNITVIMLNVVAIISALVHLYSTAYMAGDVRYSRYFGFLGLFTFSMNGIVLANSLFMIYIFWELVGLSSYLLIGHWWEKDSAADAGKKAFITNRIGDIGMFTGMLIIATVLGTFNFQLIAERIHDGMWAANAGMLFGGIEPHKLLTIAGILVFLGAVGKSAQFPLHVWLPDAMEGPTPVSALIHAATMVAAGVYLTVRIFPFLTADAMATIAFVGGFTAIYAATIAITQNDIKKVLAYSTVSQLGYMIMALGTGAYVAGFFHLVTHAMFKGALFLASGSVIHAMHHSLHKLKDHETDPQDMRNMGGLRTKMPITFGVFMVTTAAISGIPLFSGFLSKDAILAGTWTYAANVHDGWLAHLHLAWLLPVFGFGAAAITAFYMFRLIFMTFYGEAKQPRIFKYIKESPKAMTIPLVVLAVMSLFIIFTLPSVNPISDHGWFTSVVQSPESAVTTGPAFDLEHFEHGLHEAHVPAMITSIVVAGLGILLAVLVYLLGKISAEKLAIKLGALYRGSFNKWYMDEFYINGIIRPFLKGCDAVGRFDMDFYDHYLINGWGRNTKRASKGVGLADDLIVDGAVNFSGVIFQWLGWTLKFIQTGKIQNYLIFVLIGAALLFAVNVF
- a CDS encoding NADH-quinone oxidoreductase subunit M, giving the protein MENHLLSIVTFLPIFGAVVIALVPKEKLNWIRWGAAAITGLQLILAIWILKVFDFSTADVQLVEHYAWIPDFNIEYFMGIDGLSAPMVLLTALLSFLAVFTSWNIDKAQKGYFALFLLLDAGMMGVFVSLDFFLFYIFWEVMLLPMYFLIGIWGGPQREYAAIKFFLYTLFGSVLLLLGMLALYFISEPHTFNMLILAEQSAEFGKAVLLGMNAGKVIFILLFIGFAIKVPIFPFHTWLPLAHVEAPTAISVILAGVLLKMGTYGFLRISFPILKEAAIWFALPLAILGLINIIYGAMAAMAQRDLKKMVAYSSVSHMGFVLLGMAALTPAGMNGAVFQMFNHGTISAMLFMLVGVVYDRAHHRDIEGFGGIAKVVPIYAGVTAMAFFAGLGLPGFSGFISEALCFIGAFPVFTWITIFATVGIVLNAGYFLWAYQRIFMGELNSKYEKLEEINNRELFALIPLAIITFFLGVYPTPMLNLMSSSLNHLVEVVKAAGMVAGL
- a CDS encoding NADH-quinone oxidoreductase subunit N, encoding MNLNQIVTDLSYFIPEILLTGILLLVIIFDLFQKAETSIRSGYLALGGLALVTLALFGQDVSTSTGIFSNMLAVDGFSRFLKILISIGAMLVMWMSFNSNELKDRRVGEYYVLILTMVLGMFFLVSATHLLSIYIALEMVSIMSYLLSGYLKEQIRSNEASIKYVVFGAFSSGILLYGFSLLYGLTGSADIFEIQAALSAGSTSPALLLLILLMVLVGFGYKIAAVPFHFWTPDVYEGAPAPITAFLSVAPKAAGFAIIIRFFNVAFSNAGNPNLEAWSALENMNWQAVISILSILSMTVGNVIALQQTNIKRMLAYSSIAHAGYMLLGVVVADQTGIAAVLYYAAIYMLMNLGAFFVAIHVKNAFNTEDIEDYKSLGYKAPVLGLIMAIFMFSLTGLPPTGGFVAKFYLFRALIEYGDMFFWLALIGLVNGVISLYYYMRVVKAMYFGKMEIPDTIHNPPVNVTILLVILAVPLLFGWMIGDPLSAYAQDAVHFFIK